A region from the Sphingopyxis lindanitolerans genome encodes:
- a CDS encoding efflux RND transporter permease subunit — MSRVFIDRPIFAWVLAIVVMLGGLGALFSLPIEQYPDIAPAQVNIRASYPGASAEAIENSVTQVLEQQLTGIDGLLYFSSQSSSRGQASITAIFAKGTDPDIAQVQVQNKIASAISRLPQQVQSQGIRVNKANSDTLLLVGVYDTTDTRSFPDVSDYLSSNIQDPLSRVEGVGDVNVFGSPHAMRIWLNPQRLAAVSLMPGDVVSAITAQNAEVAAGEVGGTPAPKGQMLNATVTAQSRLQTAEQFENIVLKTLPDGSSVRIRDVARVEIGAENYATIIRINGHPGAGMSISLSPGSDALETADRVKARMEELSADFPDGLSYSYANDTTAFIKLSVSEVRKSLLEAIILVVLVMFVFLQSWRAVLIPAIAVPVVLLGTFGIFYIAGFTINTLTLFGLTLAIGLLVDDAIVVVENVERLMEENPGMSARDATIESMKELQVALVAIALVLSAVFLPMAFFGGSTGVIYRQFSVTMVSAMALSVLVALILSPALTSTLLKARAAHGEERERPHRFPRTHAMIKRARDGFNTRFDQAVKRYVGSVTKVVDRKWRFLGIYVLIVALLAVMFVRLPGGFLPNEDQGRVSVQFRLPAGATQERTLAVRDQVEKYLLTQEKANVDALFLVTGGGGGAAAGQNTGQGFINLVDWDSRPGKENSADAIADRARKALSGLRDAQVFALVPGAVRGLGDTSGFTMEFQNRSGMSREQFAAARDRLLDMANANPKLTSVRLSDLPDVATLKIDVDTQRLTAYGLSNSDVNSTLATAWGGRYVNDFIDKGRVKRVYVQGDSQYRASPEDLGQWYVRSSSGQMSPFSAFADIGWSTTPASTSRFQGVPAFEISGQPAAGTSSGEAMDEMERMAAEIPGTSVAWAGSSYQERLSSGQAPLLYGLSLLVVFLCLAALYESWSIPLAVLLIIPLGLVGSVFAVTLRGLENDVYLQIGLLTTMGLAAKNAILMIEFAEQEERKGKRVIEAAIAAARIRLRPILMTSFAFIFGVMPLAIATGAGANSRVAIGTAVIGGMLTAALLAIFFIPLFFVLVRRGVRDGLAALRQRFGKKGDGAETLAGEEA; from the coding sequence ATGTCGCGCGTTTTCATCGATCGGCCGATCTTCGCCTGGGTGCTGGCAATCGTCGTCATGCTCGGCGGGCTCGGCGCGCTCTTTTCGCTGCCGATCGAACAATATCCCGACATCGCGCCGGCGCAGGTCAACATCCGCGCAAGCTATCCGGGCGCGTCGGCCGAAGCGATCGAGAACAGCGTCACCCAGGTGCTCGAACAGCAGCTCACCGGCATCGACGGCCTGCTCTATTTCAGTTCGCAGTCGAGTTCGCGCGGCCAGGCGAGCATCACCGCCATCTTCGCCAAGGGCACCGACCCCGACATCGCGCAGGTGCAGGTGCAGAACAAGATCGCCTCGGCAATCTCGCGCCTGCCGCAACAGGTGCAAAGCCAGGGCATCCGCGTCAACAAGGCCAATTCGGACACGCTGCTGCTCGTCGGCGTCTATGACACCACCGACACGCGGTCGTTCCCGGACGTATCCGATTATCTGTCGTCGAACATCCAGGATCCGCTGTCGCGTGTCGAGGGGGTCGGCGACGTCAATGTCTTCGGATCGCCGCACGCGATGCGCATCTGGCTCAACCCGCAGCGCCTCGCCGCCGTGTCGCTGATGCCCGGCGACGTCGTCAGCGCGATCACGGCGCAGAATGCCGAGGTCGCCGCGGGCGAGGTCGGCGGCACCCCGGCGCCGAAAGGCCAGATGCTCAACGCGACGGTGACCGCGCAATCGCGGTTGCAGACCGCCGAGCAGTTCGAGAATATCGTGCTCAAGACGCTGCCCGACGGGTCGAGCGTGCGGATCAGGGATGTCGCGCGGGTCGAGATCGGCGCCGAAAATTACGCGACGATCATCCGCATCAACGGCCACCCCGGCGCGGGCATGTCGATTTCGCTGTCGCCCGGGTCCGACGCACTCGAAACCGCCGACCGCGTCAAGGCGCGGATGGAGGAATTGTCCGCCGATTTCCCCGACGGCCTCTCCTATAGCTATGCCAACGACACGACCGCCTTCATCAAATTGTCGGTCAGCGAGGTGCGAAAATCCTTGCTCGAGGCGATCATCCTCGTCGTCCTCGTCATGTTCGTCTTCCTGCAAAGCTGGCGGGCGGTGCTGATCCCGGCGATCGCGGTGCCGGTCGTGCTGCTCGGCACCTTCGGCATCTTCTATATCGCGGGCTTCACGATCAACACGCTGACTCTGTTCGGGCTGACGCTCGCGATCGGCCTGCTCGTCGACGACGCGATCGTCGTCGTCGAGAATGTCGAGCGACTGATGGAAGAAAATCCGGGCATGTCGGCGCGCGATGCGACGATCGAATCGATGAAGGAATTGCAGGTCGCGCTGGTCGCGATCGCGCTCGTGCTGTCGGCGGTGTTCCTGCCGATGGCCTTTTTCGGCGGATCGACGGGGGTCATCTATCGCCAATTCTCGGTCACCATGGTCTCGGCGATGGCGCTGTCGGTGCTCGTCGCCCTGATCCTCAGCCCCGCGTTGACCTCGACCCTCCTGAAAGCGCGCGCGGCGCATGGCGAAGAACGCGAGCGCCCGCATCGTTTCCCGCGCACCCACGCCATGATAAAGCGCGCACGGGACGGCTTCAACACGCGCTTCGACCAGGCGGTGAAACGCTATGTCGGCAGCGTGACCAAGGTCGTCGATCGCAAATGGCGTTTCCTGGGCATCTATGTCCTCATCGTGGCGCTGCTCGCGGTGATGTTCGTGCGGTTGCCGGGCGGCTTCCTGCCGAACGAGGATCAGGGCCGCGTCTCGGTCCAGTTCCGCCTGCCCGCGGGCGCGACGCAGGAACGCACGCTCGCGGTGCGCGACCAGGTCGAAAAATATCTGCTCACGCAGGAAAAGGCGAATGTCGATGCGCTGTTCCTCGTCACCGGCGGCGGCGGCGGCGCGGCGGCCGGGCAGAACACCGGCCAGGGTTTCATCAACCTCGTCGATTGGGATTCGCGGCCGGGCAAGGAGAATAGCGCCGACGCGATCGCCGACCGCGCGCGCAAGGCGCTGTCGGGCCTTCGCGACGCGCAGGTCTTTGCGCTCGTCCCCGGCGCGGTGCGCGGCCTTGGCGACACCTCGGGCTTTACGATGGAGTTCCAGAACCGCAGCGGGATGAGCCGCGAGCAATTCGCCGCGGCGCGCGACCGGCTGCTCGACATGGCGAACGCCAATCCGAAACTGACCTCGGTCCGCCTGTCCGACCTTCCCGACGTCGCGACGCTGAAGATCGATGTCGATACCCAGCGGCTGACCGCGTACGGCCTGAGCAACAGCGACGTGAACAGCACGCTGGCGACCGCCTGGGGTGGGCGCTACGTCAACGACTTCATCGACAAGGGCCGCGTCAAGCGCGTCTATGTCCAGGGCGATTCGCAATATCGCGCCAGCCCTGAGGATCTCGGCCAATGGTATGTCCGCTCGTCGAGCGGCCAGATGTCGCCCTTTTCGGCCTTCGCCGACATCGGCTGGTCGACGACGCCGGCCAGCACCTCGCGCTTTCAGGGCGTCCCCGCCTTCGAAATCTCGGGCCAGCCCGCGGCGGGCACCAGTTCGGGCGAGGCGATGGACGAGATGGAGCGGATGGCCGCCGAAATCCCCGGCACCAGCGTCGCCTGGGCGGGCTCTTCCTATCAGGAGCGGCTGTCGTCGGGGCAGGCGCCCTTGCTCTATGGCCTGTCGCTACTCGTCGTCTTCCTCTGCCTCGCCGCGCTTTACGAAAGCTGGTCGATCCCGCTCGCGGTGCTGCTGATCATTCCGCTCGGCCTCGTCGGATCAGTGTTCGCGGTGACGCTGCGCGGGCTGGAGAATGACGTCTATCTCCAGATCGGCCTGCTGACGACGATGGGGCTCGCGGCGAAGAATGCGATCCTGATGATCGAGTTCGCCGAGCAGGAGGAACGCAAGGGCAAGCGCGTCATCGAGGCGGCGATCGCGGCGGCGCGCATCCGCCTGCGCCCGATCCTGATGACCAGCTTCGCCTTCATCTTCGGCGTGATGCCGCTCGCGATCGCGACCGGCGCCGGGGCGAACAGCCGCGTCGCGATCGGCACCGCGGTGATCGGCGGCATGCTGACCGCGGCCTTGCTCGCGATCTTCTTCATCCCGCTGTTCTTCGTTCTCGTCCGCCGCGGCGTGCGCGACGGGCTTGCGGCCTTGCGCCAGCGCTTCGGCAAGAAGGGCGACGGCGCGGAAACGCTGGCGGGAGAGGAAGCATGA
- a CDS encoding efflux transporter outer membrane subunit has product MTRTPFLLIAAPLLLAGCSLAPKTALPAPPVPQSWPVGDAYLLQSEEALPILSYKTIFTDARLQGLVDQALANNRDLRVAYANVAAARAQARVSRAGQFPALGVSAGAGYSDSGGNGAGSGGGSGDFSLRGGVTAFELDLFGRLANAAEADRNSALATEAASRTVRLALIADLANAWAAYGADRDLLKIAEDTAANARESVRLTQARLDGGVAPRTDLRQAEQILATAEASIAQQKTALAQDENLIRLLVGSDIDRAQLPAGLAEVTPGVVSLPAGVNSQILLRRPDVIEGEYRLRAANADIGVARARLFPTISLTGLLGFASDALSSLFDGGSFNWSAGGDASATIFDFGGRGAGVDVTKAQRDAALASYEGAIQTAFREVADALAVQGTIAERVRAAAANTAAAADTAMLTDARYKGGVDSFLASLDAQRSLYAARRSEIGTGLLLVQTRIALFRALGGDSGAGNKTP; this is encoded by the coding sequence ATGACGCGAACGCCGTTCCTGCTGATCGCGGCCCCGCTGCTCCTTGCGGGCTGCTCGCTCGCGCCGAAAACGGCGCTCCCCGCGCCGCCGGTGCCGCAAAGCTGGCCGGTCGGCGACGCCTATCTCCTCCAAAGCGAGGAAGCGCTGCCGATCCTGTCGTACAAGACGATCTTCACCGACGCGCGGCTGCAAGGTCTTGTCGATCAGGCGCTGGCGAACAATCGCGACCTGCGCGTCGCTTATGCCAATGTCGCCGCGGCGCGGGCGCAGGCGCGGGTCAGCCGCGCCGGGCAATTTCCCGCGCTCGGCGTCAGCGCGGGCGCGGGCTATTCGGACTCGGGCGGCAATGGCGCTGGAAGTGGTGGGGGCAGCGGCGATTTCTCGCTGCGCGGCGGGGTCACCGCGTTCGAACTCGACCTGTTCGGCCGCCTCGCCAATGCCGCCGAGGCCGATCGCAACAGCGCGCTCGCGACCGAAGCGGCGTCGCGCACGGTGCGGCTGGCGCTGATCGCCGACCTCGCCAACGCCTGGGCGGCCTATGGCGCCGACCGCGACCTGCTCAAGATCGCCGAGGATACCGCCGCCAATGCGCGCGAAAGCGTCCGGCTGACCCAGGCGCGGCTCGACGGCGGCGTCGCGCCGCGCACCGACCTGCGCCAGGCCGAACAGATTCTCGCGACCGCCGAGGCTTCGATCGCGCAGCAGAAAACCGCGCTCGCGCAGGACGAAAATCTGATCCGGCTGCTCGTCGGTTCCGATATCGACCGCGCGCAGCTTCCCGCGGGGCTCGCCGAGGTGACGCCGGGCGTCGTATCGCTCCCCGCCGGGGTCAATTCGCAAATCCTGCTGCGCCGCCCCGACGTGATCGAGGGCGAATATCGCCTGCGCGCCGCCAACGCCGATATCGGCGTCGCGCGCGCACGATTGTTCCCGACGATCTCGCTGACCGGACTGCTCGGCTTTGCGAGCGACGCGCTGTCGAGCCTGTTCGACGGCGGATCATTCAATTGGTCGGCGGGCGGCGACGCGAGCGCGACGATCTTCGACTTCGGCGGCCGCGGCGCCGGGGTCGACGTGACCAAGGCGCAGCGCGACGCAGCGCTCGCAAGCTATGAGGGCGCGATCCAAACCGCCTTTCGCGAGGTAGCCGATGCGCTCGCGGTGCAGGGCACGATTGCGGAGCGCGTCCGCGCCGCGGCGGCGAATACGGCGGCAGCGGCCGACACCGCGATGCTCACCGATGCGCGCTACAAGGGCGGGGTCGACAGCTTCCTCGCCAGCCTCGACGCGCAGCGCAGCCTCTATGCGGCGCGGCGCAGCGAGATCGGCACCGGGTTGCTGCTCGTGCAAACGCGAATCGCGCTGTTCCGGGCGCTGGGCGGCGACAGCGGCGCGGGAAACAAAACCCCCTAA
- a CDS encoding ImuA family protein, protein MRESSPQLAALRRRVARLAADGGVASRPAGGGLASGCAAFDAALGGGLAVGRVHEFFAADALDGTNAAAFAALLALRTPGKAPLVWLRTIDAARRTGSIHAPGIAELGGDPDRLLLVETPDPKMLLACANDAIRCAGSAAVIVESWGRFPLLDLTAGRRLALGARDAGTSLLMLRLNAAPVPSVAETRWSVAAAPSRALEADAPGAPAFDLELLRWRAGPAGMRWRLDWNHDQNCFGEAALSGAVLPLAARRAALPHGAAAA, encoded by the coding sequence ATGCGCGAGTCGTCCCCCCAACTCGCCGCGCTGCGCCGTCGCGTCGCGCGGCTCGCCGCCGATGGCGGCGTGGCAAGCCGTCCGGCGGGCGGCGGGCTGGCGTCCGGCTGTGCCGCCTTCGACGCGGCGCTCGGCGGCGGGCTCGCCGTCGGGCGGGTGCATGAATTTTTCGCCGCCGACGCGCTCGACGGGACGAACGCCGCTGCCTTCGCGGCGCTGCTCGCGCTGCGCACGCCGGGCAAGGCGCCGCTGGTCTGGCTGCGCACCATCGACGCCGCGCGCCGCACCGGCTCTATCCATGCGCCGGGCATCGCCGAACTCGGCGGCGATCCCGACCGGCTGCTGCTCGTCGAGACCCCCGACCCCAAAATGCTGCTCGCCTGCGCGAATGATGCGATCCGCTGCGCCGGATCGGCGGCGGTGATCGTCGAAAGCTGGGGCAGGTTTCCGTTGCTCGACCTCACCGCCGGACGCCGCCTCGCGCTCGGCGCACGCGATGCGGGCACCAGTTTGTTGATGCTCCGCCTCAACGCCGCGCCTGTGCCGAGCGTTGCCGAAACGCGCTGGAGCGTCGCCGCCGCCCCGTCGCGCGCCCTCGAAGCCGACGCCCCCGGCGCCCCCGCCTTCGACCTCGAACTATTGCGCTGGCGCGCCGGACCCGCCGGGATGCGCTGGCGGCTGGACTGGAACCATGACCAAAATTGCTTCGGGGAAGCGGCGCTATCTGGCGCTGTTCTTCCCCTGGCTGCCCGCCGAGCGGCTCTGCCGCACGGCGCCGCGGCTGCCTGA
- a CDS encoding Y-family DNA polymerase — protein MTKIASGKRRYLALFFPWLPAERLCRTAPRLPDAPLVFAEKRRGALCIADVDPAARGAGLTPGRPLADARARVPDLIVVPHDPAADHDWLDRLALGCNRYTPLVALDAPGGLILDIAGAAHLFGGEAGLIADAEMRLSRLGMTVRPALGPTADAARALARYQTRPAPDEAQAIRRLPVAALELGAEATTALVRAGLKTIGDLASRPMAAIAARFGAGAATALRRILGDAPSPLDPRIAPPPIAVDRRFAEPLGSSAHAAKVLAELADEAIAMLGERGKGGRHFRATFFRSDGLARSIAVETGQATRDTRLVMRLFAERMDGLADPLDPGFGFDMIRLAVPRLEALGAHQLKLEGGAVRASDQGAAIDALVDRLTTRLGRERVRTLRAADTHIPEQAQLALPAIDAPTPSPWPTPEPGEPPLRPFHLFDPPQPIEVIAEVPDGPPHQFRWRQRAHAVRRYEGPERIAAEWWRRRDNAGLTRDYYRVEDVQGRRYWLFRHGLYDEKADPRWYIHGLFA, from the coding sequence ATGACCAAAATTGCTTCGGGGAAGCGGCGCTATCTGGCGCTGTTCTTCCCCTGGCTGCCCGCCGAGCGGCTCTGCCGCACGGCGCCGCGGCTGCCTGACGCGCCCCTCGTCTTCGCCGAAAAGCGGCGCGGCGCGCTTTGCATCGCGGACGTCGACCCGGCGGCGCGCGGCGCGGGCCTCACGCCCGGCAGGCCGCTCGCCGACGCGCGCGCGCGGGTGCCCGATCTGATCGTCGTTCCGCACGATCCGGCCGCCGACCATGACTGGCTCGACCGGCTCGCGCTCGGGTGCAATCGCTATACGCCGCTCGTCGCGCTCGATGCTCCGGGCGGGCTGATCCTCGACATCGCGGGCGCCGCGCATCTGTTCGGCGGCGAGGCCGGGCTGATCGCCGATGCCGAAATGCGCCTGTCACGGCTCGGCATGACCGTGCGGCCTGCGCTTGGCCCGACCGCCGACGCCGCCCGCGCGCTCGCGCGCTACCAGACCCGCCCCGCGCCCGATGAGGCGCAGGCGATCCGCCGCCTGCCCGTCGCCGCGCTCGAGCTCGGGGCCGAAGCGACGACCGCGCTCGTCCGCGCCGGGCTGAAGACGATCGGCGACCTTGCGAGCCGCCCGATGGCGGCGATCGCCGCGCGTTTCGGCGCCGGCGCCGCGACCGCGCTCCGCCGCATCCTCGGCGACGCGCCGAGCCCGCTCGACCCGCGCATCGCGCCGCCGCCCATCGCCGTCGATCGCCGCTTCGCCGAACCGCTCGGCAGCAGCGCGCACGCGGCCAAGGTGCTGGCCGAACTCGCCGACGAAGCGATCGCGATGCTGGGCGAACGCGGCAAGGGCGGGCGGCATTTTCGCGCAACCTTCTTTCGCAGCGACGGGCTGGCGCGCAGCATCGCGGTCGAGACCGGCCAGGCGACGCGCGACACCCGCCTTGTCATGCGCCTGTTCGCCGAACGGATGGACGGGCTCGCCGACCCGCTCGACCCCGGCTTCGGCTTCGACATGATCCGCCTTGCGGTGCCGCGGCTCGAAGCGCTCGGCGCCCACCAGTTGAAACTCGAAGGCGGCGCGGTGCGGGCTTCGGATCAGGGGGCGGCGATCGACGCGCTGGTCGACCGGCTGACGACGCGGCTCGGCCGCGAGCGGGTCAGAACGTTGCGCGCCGCCGACACGCATATTCCCGAACAGGCGCAACTCGCGCTCCCCGCGATCGACGCCCCCACACCCTCGCCATGGCCCACACCCGAACCCGGCGAGCCGCCGCTGCGCCCCTTCCACCTCTTCGATCCGCCGCAGCCGATCGAGGTGATCGCCGAAGTTCCCGACGGCCCGCCGCACCAGTTCCGCTGGCGCCAGCGCGCGCACGCCGTGCGCCGCTACGAAGGCCCCGAACGCATCGCCGCCGAATGGTGGCGCCGCCGCGACAACGCCGGGCTGACGCGCGATTATTACCGCGTCGAGGATGTCCAGGGCCGCCGCTACTGGCTCTTCCGCCACGGCCTCTATGACGAAAAGGCCGATCCGCGCTGGTATATCCACGGACTGTTCGCATGA